In Phaeobacter piscinae, one genomic interval encodes:
- a CDS encoding ester cyclase has protein sequence MTALFSAKAEIHLCHPLGDMTGPDALYRTAYAPLLRAMPDLERRDWIVMAGETAKGEQWLGAGGHYIGTFVAPWLDIPPTGHIGHMRYHEFYRISDGKIVEMQAIWDIPELIMQAGAWPMAPSLGREFFVPGPATQDGFVPGPWDRDRATASCDHIVDMLAHLTRHPAQGGPEVMQMERFWHPRFNWYGPAGIGTARGVSGFRNWHQIPFLNAMPDRGAKDETLDFHFFGDGDYAAVTGWPNMRQSLSADGWLGLPPTGQMIDLRSLDFWRLENGLIRENWVLVDLLDLYAQLGVDVMARLREFNKARNPGPIPQLGDRL, from the coding sequence ATGACAGCCCTTTTTTCAGCCAAAGCTGAAATCCATCTTTGCCACCCCCTTGGCGATATGACCGGCCCGGATGCGCTTTATCGGACAGCTTACGCCCCCTTGCTGCGCGCCATGCCGGATCTGGAACGGCGCGACTGGATCGTTATGGCCGGCGAAACCGCCAAAGGAGAGCAATGGCTGGGGGCTGGCGGGCATTATATCGGAACCTTCGTGGCACCTTGGCTGGATATTCCTCCAACCGGCCACATCGGCCATATGCGGTACCATGAATTCTATCGCATCTCAGATGGGAAAATCGTTGAGATGCAGGCGATCTGGGACATCCCGGAGCTGATTATGCAGGCCGGTGCCTGGCCCATGGCGCCCTCACTCGGGCGGGAATTTTTTGTCCCCGGCCCCGCGACGCAGGACGGGTTTGTCCCCGGACCATGGGACCGGGATAGGGCGACAGCGTCCTGTGACCATATCGTGGATATGCTGGCCCATCTGACGCGCCACCCGGCGCAGGGTGGCCCGGAGGTCATGCAGATGGAGCGTTTCTGGCATCCGCGTTTCAACTGGTACGGCCCCGCCGGGATTGGGACTGCGCGCGGTGTTTCGGGCTTTCGCAACTGGCATCAGATCCCCTTTCTGAACGCGATGCCGGATCGTGGCGCCAAGGATGAGACGCTGGATTTTCATTTCTTTGGCGATGGCGATTATGCCGCTGTTACCGGCTGGCCAAACATGCGCCAGAGCCTCTCGGCGGATGGCTGGCTGGGGCTTCCCCCCACCGGCCAGATGATTGATCTGCGCAGTCTTGATTTTTGGCGGCTTGAGAATGGGTTGATCCGGGAAAACTGGGTTCTGGTCGACCTGCTTGACCTCTATGCGCAGCTTGGCGTTGACGTGATGGCCCGACTGCGCGAGTTCAACAAAGCCCGCAATCCGGGCCCCATCCCACAACTCGGAGATCGCCTGTGA
- a CDS encoding SDR family NAD(P)-dependent oxidoreductase yields MTLPRTPSFRLDGKRALVTGASSGIGRACAVALAEAGAHVTIAARRIEPLKALVAEMQVADMQAEAMVLDVADIAATQASIDECVKQSGAFDILVNSAGLARHSPASDTTEDDFDAVIDLNIKGAYFLTQAVAKGLMAAGKPGSLINISSQMAKVGGLDRAVYSATKHAVEGFTKSMAIEWGKSGIRVNTICPTFIVTPLTQSTFDRPERRAWIESKIQLGRIGEVEDIMGGVVYLASDASALITGTALMIDGGWTAE; encoded by the coding sequence GTGACCCTGCCCCGCACCCCTTCTTTTCGTCTTGATGGCAAACGCGCGCTGGTGACCGGGGCCAGCTCCGGTATTGGCCGCGCCTGCGCCGTGGCCCTAGCCGAGGCCGGGGCCCATGTCACCATCGCTGCCCGTCGGATTGAGCCGCTGAAGGCTCTGGTTGCGGAGATGCAGGTCGCCGATATGCAGGCAGAGGCGATGGTTCTTGACGTTGCTGACATCGCCGCCACTCAGGCCAGCATCGATGAGTGTGTCAAACAAAGCGGTGCCTTTGACATTCTGGTGAACTCCGCCGGACTGGCGCGCCATAGCCCTGCCAGCGACACCACTGAGGATGATTTCGACGCGGTGATCGACCTGAACATCAAGGGTGCCTATTTCCTGACCCAGGCGGTGGCCAAGGGGCTGATGGCCGCCGGTAAGCCGGGATCCCTGATCAACATCAGCAGCCAGATGGCCAAGGTCGGCGGCCTGGACCGGGCCGTGTATTCTGCAACCAAACACGCGGTTGAGGGTTTCACGAAATCCATGGCCATCGAATGGGGGAAATCGGGTATCCGAGTGAATACCATCTGCCCAACCTTTATTGTGACGCCGCTCACGCAGTCCACCTTTGACCGCCCCGAACGCCGTGCCTGGATCGAAAGCAAAATCCAGCTGGGTCGCATTGGCGAGGTAGAGGATATCATGGGCGGCGTGGTTTACCTGGCCTCTGACGCCTCTGCCCTGATCACCGGCACCGCGCTGATGATCGATGGCGGGTGGACCGCAGAATGA
- a CDS encoding LacI family DNA-binding transcriptional regulator, giving the protein MTAAKVTSADVARLAGVSQSAVSRVFTPGASASKKTVDKVRAAAESLGYRPNSLARAMVSGRSRIIGLVVAYLENHFYPEALEKLSNTLQERGYHVLMFMAPNTAPSIDNVIEEILDYQVDGIIAASVAMSSELSDRCRAAGVPMVLFNRSQDDQSMSAVTSDNYAGGRKVADFLLAAGHRKIGYIAGWEGASTQRDRETGFCERLAEDGLTLHARGVGNFKMETAAEATRQMFTGDHPDAVFVGNDHMAFAVMDVLRSELGLCVPGDVSVVGYDDVPTAAWPAYDMTTVRQPANRMVSATVDILLDEINGAPQRPRRIAIDGPLIVRGSARIPEGWKNEGF; this is encoded by the coding sequence ATGACCGCCGCGAAAGTCACCTCTGCCGATGTGGCGCGGCTTGCGGGTGTCTCGCAATCCGCTGTCAGCCGGGTCTTCACCCCCGGAGCCTCCGCGTCGAAAAAAACCGTGGACAAGGTTCGCGCAGCAGCGGAATCCCTAGGCTATCGTCCCAACTCTTTGGCCCGCGCCATGGTCTCGGGCCGGTCGCGTATCATCGGGTTGGTGGTGGCCTATCTGGAGAACCATTTCTACCCGGAGGCTCTGGAGAAGCTGTCCAATACGCTTCAGGAACGCGGCTACCACGTGTTGATGTTCATGGCCCCAAACACTGCCCCCAGCATCGACAATGTGATTGAGGAGATCCTCGATTATCAAGTTGACGGCATTATCGCCGCCTCGGTCGCGATGTCGTCGGAGCTTTCAGATCGCTGCCGCGCCGCCGGTGTGCCGATGGTCCTGTTCAACCGGTCGCAAGATGACCAGAGCATGTCAGCCGTCACCTCGGACAACTACGCAGGCGGGCGCAAGGTCGCGGACTTTCTGCTGGCCGCCGGACATCGTAAGATCGGCTATATCGCTGGCTGGGAAGGCGCCTCGACCCAGCGGGACCGCGAAACGGGGTTCTGCGAGCGTCTGGCCGAAGACGGGCTGACGCTGCATGCCCGTGGCGTAGGTAACTTCAAGATGGAAACCGCCGCCGAAGCCACGCGCCAAATGTTCACGGGCGACCACCCCGATGCGGTGTTTGTGGGCAATGATCACATGGCCTTTGCGGTGATGGATGTGCTGCGCTCAGAACTGGGGCTTTGCGTGCCGGGAGATGTTTCTGTGGTGGGATATGACGATGTGCCTACTGCCGCCTGGCCCGCCTACGACATGACCACGGTTCGTCAGCCCGCCAATCGCATGGTCTCGGCGACGGTGGATATTCTGCTGGACGAAATCAACGGCGCACCGCAGAGGCCGCGCCGCATTGCCATTGATGGCCCACTAATTGTTCGCGGCTCTGCCCGCATTCCCGAAGGATGGAAAAATGAAGGGTTTTGA
- a CDS encoding ester cyclase gives MKGFDPKFKDFPDYIIGITKEIWEDRGIATLHDYYAPDIVVRSPASVVTGNEGVIAATMATLAEFPDRTLLGEDVIWSGTPEEGMLSSHRLLSTATHLGDGVYGKATGKKLTYRIIADCHAIDNQINDEWLIRDQSAIVQQMGWDAKDYARDLIAREGGPDACQQPYTPATDQPGPYKGRGNDNEWGQKYADILTRIMNADMRTIESEYDRAVQSEYPGGATGHSFGPVDRFWMGLRASFPNAKFTIEHQIGRDDPMMPPRAALRWTLHGKHDGWGAFGKPTGAEVFILGASHAEFGPWGLRREYTLFDETSVWKQILLQTGDL, from the coding sequence ATGAAGGGTTTTGATCCCAAATTCAAAGACTTCCCCGATTACATTATCGGTATCACCAAAGAGATCTGGGAAGATCGGGGTATTGCCACCCTGCACGACTACTACGCGCCCGACATCGTTGTGCGCTCGCCTGCGTCGGTGGTCACCGGTAACGAAGGGGTCATTGCAGCCACGATGGCCACTCTGGCTGAATTCCCAGACCGCACCCTGCTGGGTGAAGACGTGATCTGGTCCGGCACCCCAGAGGAGGGCATGTTGTCATCCCACCGGCTGTTGTCCACGGCGACACATCTGGGCGACGGCGTTTATGGCAAGGCAACGGGCAAAAAGCTCACCTACCGCATTATCGCCGACTGCCATGCCATCGACAATCAGATCAACGATGAATGGTTGATCCGCGACCAAAGCGCGATCGTGCAGCAGATGGGCTGGGACGCCAAAGATTATGCACGCGACCTGATTGCGCGTGAGGGCGGGCCCGATGCTTGCCAACAGCCCTATACACCAGCCACCGATCAGCCTGGCCCCTATAAGGGACGGGGAAACGACAATGAATGGGGACAGAAATACGCGGACATCCTTACCCGGATCATGAACGCCGACATGCGCACGATCGAAAGCGAATACGACCGTGCGGTTCAGTCGGAATATCCCGGCGGTGCCACCGGCCACAGTTTTGGCCCTGTGGATCGGTTCTGGATGGGGCTGCGTGCGTCCTTCCCAAACGCCAAGTTCACCATCGAGCACCAGATTGGCCGTGACGATCCCATGATGCCCCCTCGCGCCGCATTGCGCTGGACCCTGCATGGCAAACACGACGGCTGGGGCGCCTTTGGCAAGCCAACCGGCGCCGAAGTGTTCATATTGGGGGCCAGCCATGCTGAATTCGGTCCCTGGGGCCTACGCCGGGAATACACGCTGTTTGACGAAACATCGGTCTGGAAACAGATCCTGCTGCAGACGGGCGACCTCTGA
- a CDS encoding cupin domain-containing protein: MSTIQDRIVRYGELRPCKTAFIDAHTPGSDQKENFTIIGGGVSESPDQHVHITDQIGFNIGAAGQPPKCRNSLHSHTTAEVFFVLKGRWRFFWGRHGDAGEFVAEEGDIFNIPTGIFRGFENIGTDYGMIMAVLGGDDAGGGVTWAPQVIEDARDHGLVLGENGVLYDSKKGVSLPDGINPMPLLSEDELAAFPEVPVEAVVRDYVARYWDLMGLARDKPAKVIGADALLKDKPGFCVDFLTRGSLPADMHSHDQHTVLMPVRGHWRLRWEGGETTLNPGDTALIKAGETHSLEPSMTGEASLYRVTATDDPAGATWTGS; encoded by the coding sequence ATGAGCACTATTCAAGACCGCATCGTCCGCTACGGTGAGTTGCGCCCCTGCAAAACCGCCTTCATCGACGCGCATACGCCCGGGTCCGATCAGAAGGAAAACTTCACCATCATTGGCGGCGGCGTTTCCGAAAGCCCGGACCAACATGTCCATATCACCGACCAGATCGGGTTCAACATCGGCGCTGCAGGCCAGCCGCCGAAATGCCGCAACTCCCTGCACAGCCACACCACCGCCGAAGTTTTCTTCGTGCTGAAGGGGCGTTGGCGCTTTTTTTGGGGCCGCCATGGGGATGCCGGTGAATTTGTCGCCGAGGAAGGTGATATCTTCAACATTCCGACTGGCATCTTCCGTGGTTTTGAGAACATCGGCACCGACTACGGAATGATCATGGCTGTGCTCGGCGGTGATGATGCCGGTGGCGGTGTCACATGGGCACCGCAAGTGATCGAGGACGCCCGCGACCACGGGCTGGTCCTGGGTGAAAACGGCGTGCTCTACGACAGCAAGAAAGGGGTTTCCCTGCCCGACGGCATCAACCCCATGCCCTTGCTGAGTGAGGACGAGCTGGCTGCATTCCCGGAGGTCCCGGTCGAAGCGGTCGTGCGTGACTATGTCGCGCGATACTGGGATCTGATGGGACTGGCCCGTGACAAACCGGCGAAGGTGATTGGTGCAGATGCGCTCCTTAAGGACAAACCCGGTTTCTGCGTCGATTTCCTGACCCGCGGATCTTTGCCTGCTGACATGCACAGCCATGATCAGCACACTGTGTTGATGCCGGTGCGCGGCCACTGGCGGCTGCGTTGGGAGGGGGGCGAAACAACCCTCAATCCCGGCGACACGGCATTGATCAAGGCCGGTGAGACACACAGCCTGGAACCCTCCATGACCGGTGAGGCCAGCCTCTACCGGGTCACCGCCACCGATGATCCGGCCGGCGCCACCTGGACAGGCAGCTAA
- a CDS encoding cobalamin-independent methionine synthase II family protein, which yields MVKTTHVGSLPRSQEVVDFIFAREREQPFDQAEFDACMRAAVSDTVNKQVEAGIDIVSDGETSKISYATYVKDRYTGFSGDSPRNAPADLKMFPGFLKRLADDGDTPQYARPMCTGEVRSKGQGELEKDIANLKFAMAEHGADRGFMNAASPGVISLFLQNDYYSTREAYLAALADAMKAEYETIVGAGLDLQLDCPDLALSRHMLFTDLSDDEFVKVAQMHVEALNHALSDVPAEKVRVHICWGNYEGPHCCDISMEKVFAPLMATKARYVLFETSNPRHAHEWTVFRDHKAQIPDDKVLVPGVVDTTTNFVEHPEVVAQRIERFTAILGQDRVIAGSDCGFGTFAGFGAVDPDIAYAKLSALSEGAKLAAGRA from the coding sequence ATGGTCAAGACAACCCACGTAGGCTCCCTTCCCCGATCACAGGAGGTGGTCGATTTCATCTTTGCCCGCGAACGGGAGCAGCCGTTTGATCAGGCGGAGTTCGATGCCTGCATGCGCGCTGCGGTCAGTGATACGGTCAATAAACAGGTCGAGGCCGGGATTGATATTGTCAGCGATGGCGAGACCTCCAAAATTTCCTATGCCACCTATGTAAAGGACCGCTACACCGGGTTTTCCGGCGACAGCCCGCGCAACGCGCCTGCCGATCTCAAGATGTTTCCCGGGTTTCTGAAACGGCTCGCGGACGATGGCGACACTCCGCAATATGCCCGCCCCATGTGCACCGGAGAGGTCCGCTCCAAGGGGCAGGGAGAGCTGGAAAAAGATATCGCCAATCTGAAATTCGCGATGGCAGAGCATGGCGCGGATCGCGGGTTCATGAATGCCGCCTCCCCTGGTGTCATCTCCCTGTTTTTGCAGAACGATTACTATTCGACGCGCGAAGCCTATCTGGCCGCGCTCGCCGATGCGATGAAGGCCGAATATGAAACCATCGTCGGTGCCGGGCTTGACCTGCAACTGGATTGCCCGGATCTGGCGCTGTCGCGTCACATGCTGTTCACGGATCTGAGCGATGATGAGTTTGTGAAAGTCGCCCAGATGCACGTTGAAGCGCTGAATCACGCGCTGTCCGACGTGCCCGCCGAGAAGGTCCGCGTGCATATCTGCTGGGGCAACTACGAGGGGCCACATTGCTGCGATATCTCTATGGAGAAGGTCTTTGCCCCGCTGATGGCGACCAAGGCGCGTTATGTGCTGTTTGAAACCTCCAACCCACGGCATGCTCACGAATGGACGGTGTTCCGCGACCACAAGGCGCAGATCCCCGATGACAAAGTGTTGGTGCCCGGCGTTGTTGATACCACCACAAATTTTGTCGAACACCCGGAGGTCGTCGCCCAGCGTATTGAGCGATTTACCGCTATTCTGGGTCAGGACCGGGTGATTGCCGGATCAGACTGTGGCTTTGGCACCTTTGCCGGGTTTGGCGCGGTTGATCCTGATATCGCCTATGCCAAACTCTCGGCCCTGTCCGAAGGCGCAAAACTCGCGGCAGGGCGGGCGTGA